Proteins co-encoded in one Streptomyces sp. JH34 genomic window:
- a CDS encoding FUSC family protein, with the protein MRSRKPSVHRLPVAGVLRLNSPAEIWYKPALSVVVASAVPNLLLYSLGRLDLIMYTMAGSLCALYGHNLPYARRAHTVLRVILGMAAGFAVALVTASLTDSTAVLIAVGALLAAVQKTFCDATRIGPPGNVIFAFVTSAALFAPQELGQVPGHLALMLAAGAFSWLVTAGPALWHREGPERLATARALDAAAAYATAPDPRSRHTAAAAVQGAWQSLLAAGRPTPVRQELERLVVHAERALATPAADGHVPGADPEELRRWAAATRGRGTVPGPPPAPGTVEQLFGIDAERAGQRMRRGRREARRRLLRALGPGSPVLPVAFRTLIGCALAGYVSSALGVGHPYWAIVTAASVYQPNLALSWSRALQRTVGNLLGVLVFAAVIPLARVGPLALVLCVLFFNFAAEALITRNYWLGSVAVTPMALLILEFGGFQPAGQLVEDRALDTLVGVAVGFLAAVAVTNRRASGRVERALAAAWEARDRAERAVADPADGPPALETARRRLTAALVELRDAGDVASGEWWQRALPKEELLAAEQAGHRTLAATAQRQGLITLPPANGAV; encoded by the coding sequence ATGCGATCCCGGAAGCCATCCGTCCACAGACTGCCGGTCGCCGGTGTCCTGCGCCTCAACAGCCCCGCCGAGATCTGGTACAAGCCCGCGCTGAGCGTGGTCGTCGCGTCGGCCGTCCCGAATCTGCTGCTGTACTCCCTGGGCCGGCTCGACCTGATCATGTACACCATGGCGGGGTCGCTCTGCGCGCTCTACGGACACAACCTCCCGTACGCCCGCAGGGCCCACACCGTCCTCCGCGTGATCCTGGGGATGGCGGCGGGCTTCGCCGTCGCACTGGTCACCGCCTCGCTCACCGACTCGACCGCCGTGCTCATCGCCGTCGGCGCACTGCTCGCCGCCGTGCAGAAGACCTTCTGCGACGCGACCCGCATCGGCCCGCCCGGCAACGTGATCTTCGCCTTCGTCACCTCGGCGGCGCTCTTCGCACCGCAGGAACTCGGCCAGGTCCCGGGGCACCTGGCGCTGATGCTGGCCGCGGGCGCCTTCTCGTGGCTGGTCACCGCGGGCCCCGCCCTGTGGCACAGGGAGGGGCCCGAGCGTCTCGCCACCGCCCGCGCCCTCGACGCCGCAGCGGCGTACGCGACGGCGCCCGACCCCCGGAGCCGGCACACCGCGGCGGCGGCGGTGCAGGGCGCCTGGCAGTCACTGCTGGCCGCGGGCCGCCCCACTCCCGTACGCCAGGAACTCGAACGCCTCGTCGTCCACGCCGAGCGCGCCCTCGCCACCCCCGCGGCCGACGGCCACGTCCCCGGCGCCGACCCCGAAGAACTGCGCCGGTGGGCGGCGGCGACCCGGGGCCGTGGCACCGTCCCCGGACCCCCGCCCGCGCCGGGCACCGTCGAGCAGCTGTTCGGCATCGACGCCGAACGTGCCGGACAGCGGATGCGACGGGGCCGGCGCGAGGCCAGGCGCCGGCTGCTGCGCGCGCTCGGCCCCGGGTCGCCGGTTCTGCCGGTCGCCTTCCGCACACTCATCGGCTGCGCCCTGGCCGGTTACGTGTCCTCGGCGCTCGGTGTCGGGCACCCGTACTGGGCCATCGTCACCGCCGCCTCCGTCTACCAGCCCAACCTCGCCCTCTCCTGGAGCAGGGCCCTGCAGCGGACCGTCGGCAACCTCCTCGGCGTGCTGGTCTTCGCGGCCGTGATCCCGCTCGCCCGGGTCGGCCCGCTCGCCCTCGTCCTGTGCGTCCTGTTCTTCAACTTCGCCGCCGAGGCCCTGATCACGCGCAACTACTGGCTCGGCTCCGTCGCGGTCACCCCCATGGCCCTGCTGATCCTGGAGTTCGGCGGGTTCCAGCCCGCGGGTCAGCTCGTCGAGGACCGGGCCCTGGACACCCTCGTGGGTGTCGCGGTCGGCTTCCTCGCCGCGGTCGCCGTCACCAACCGCAGGGCGTCCGGCCGCGTGGAGCGGGCCCTCGCCGCGGCCTGGGAGGCCCGGGACCGTGCCGAACGCGCGGTCGCCGACCCGGCGGACGGTCCTCCGGCGCTCGAAACGGCACGCAGGAGGCTGACCGCCGCCCTCGTCGAACTGCGGGACGCCGGCGACGTCGCTTCGGGCGAATGGTGGCAGCGCGCCCTTCCCAAGGAGGAGTTGCTCGCCGCTGAGCAGGCAGGACACCGTACGCTCGCGGCGACAGCACAACGGCAGGGGCTGATCACCCTGCCCCCGGCGAACGGAGCGGTGTGA
- a CDS encoding MarR family transcriptional regulator — MQAVDLSTHPGHLARRLQQAHHLLWNTMVSEEITSPQFAVLNALTAEPGLDQRTVGERVGLDRSTVAEVITRLSHRGLLGKVRDPQDGRRYLLRLTDEGVRTHGRLARRTVGMNQVFLGPLSTDERTTLFALMRRVADAAESVRLPEGAGPAAGR, encoded by the coding sequence GTGCAGGCGGTCGACCTGAGCACCCACCCCGGGCACCTGGCCCGGCGCCTTCAGCAGGCCCACCACCTGCTGTGGAACACGATGGTCTCCGAGGAGATCACCTCACCCCAGTTCGCCGTCCTGAACGCCCTGACCGCCGAACCCGGCCTCGATCAGCGGACGGTGGGGGAGCGGGTCGGGCTCGACCGGTCCACCGTCGCCGAGGTGATCACCCGGCTGTCGCACCGGGGGCTGCTGGGCAAGGTGCGAGACCCGCAGGACGGTCGCCGCTACCTGCTCCGCCTCACGGACGAGGGCGTGCGTACCCACGGGCGGCTCGCCCGCCGCACGGTCGGGATGAACCAGGTCTTCCTCGGCCCGCTCTCCACGGACGAGCGGACGACCCTCTTCGCACTGATGCGCAGGGTGGCGGACGCCGCCGAGAGCGTCCGGCTGCCCGAGGGGGCCGGGCCGGCCGCGGGTCGCTGA
- the pcaG gene encoding protocatechuate 3,4-dioxygenase subunit alpha, protein MSHAPTPSQTVGPFYGYALPFPGGGEVAPAGHPDTVTVHGHVLDGRGEPVPDAIVETWQPAPDGSRTGLPGSMRHDPATGKVIGRNGVDFTGFGRAPTDAAGHWAVRTLRPGGVPYICAAVFARGLVQHLHTRVYLPDLLDAGAGAGDQLLESLDAGRRATLIATRTDPRTYRFDIRLQGADETVFLEFS, encoded by the coding sequence ATGTCCCACGCCCCGACTCCCTCCCAGACCGTCGGTCCCTTCTACGGCTACGCCCTGCCCTTCCCCGGAGGCGGCGAGGTAGCCCCGGCCGGGCATCCGGACACGGTCACGGTGCACGGTCACGTGCTCGACGGCCGGGGCGAACCCGTGCCCGACGCGATCGTCGAGACCTGGCAGCCCGCACCCGACGGATCGCGCACGGGCCTCCCGGGATCCATGCGCCACGACCCCGCGACGGGGAAGGTCATCGGACGCAACGGGGTGGACTTCACCGGCTTCGGCCGCGCGCCGACCGACGCGGCCGGGCACTGGGCCGTGCGTACGCTGCGGCCCGGCGGTGTCCCCTACATCTGCGCCGCGGTCTTCGCCCGCGGCCTGGTCCAGCACCTCCACACCCGCGTGTACCTCCCCGATCTGCTCGACGCGGGTGCGGGCGCCGGCGATCAGCTGCTGGAGTCGCTGGACGCGGGGCGGCGCGCGACACTGATCGCGACGCGCACGGACCCCCGTACCTACCGTTTCGACATCCGTCTCCAGGGCGCCGACGAGACGGTCTTCCTGGAGTTCAGCTGA
- the pcaB gene encoding 3-carboxy-cis,cis-muconate cycloisomerase, whose product MHESDAGLLAPGRAGSVAEAATGDHAFLQALLDAEAALTRAQAAAGTAPAGAGRAVTTAADAGRYDIRELALGARAAGNPVIPLVAALSAAVDAEVRPFVHLGATSQDVLDTAAMLVASRALAPVLDDLGRTADALERLAVEHRDTPMPGRTLTQHAVPTTFGLKAAGWRSLVLDARDRLRMVRDALPVQLGGAAGTLAAFPVTAAGDTAGPGLVAAYARETGLAEPLLPWHSLRTPVADLAGALAFTAGALGKTAADVLTLSRTEIAELSEGSGGGSSAMPHKANPVRATLIAAAARRAPGAAATLYGSLAAGDERPAGAWHAEWEPLRDLLRLTGGAARDAAELSEGLRVFPNAMRRNLALTGGLIVSERLAAVAAARVGRARAKEILESAAGRARDEGRPLAEVLGGEPAFEGLDLVELTDPARYTGCAGALTDRALERR is encoded by the coding sequence ATGCACGAGAGCGATGCCGGCCTCCTCGCCCCCGGACGGGCCGGCTCCGTCGCCGAGGCAGCCACCGGCGACCACGCCTTCCTGCAGGCCCTCCTGGACGCCGAGGCCGCGCTCACCCGGGCCCAGGCCGCCGCCGGGACCGCACCGGCCGGGGCCGGGCGGGCGGTCACCACGGCGGCGGACGCCGGCCGGTACGACATCCGGGAGCTGGCGCTCGGGGCGCGGGCAGCCGGCAATCCGGTGATTCCGCTGGTCGCCGCCCTGTCCGCGGCGGTCGACGCGGAGGTGCGGCCCTTCGTCCACCTAGGAGCGACGAGCCAGGACGTCCTGGACACCGCGGCGATGCTCGTCGCGTCGCGGGCACTGGCACCGGTCCTCGACGACCTGGGACGGACCGCCGACGCGCTGGAGCGCCTCGCCGTGGAGCACCGCGACACGCCGATGCCGGGCCGCACGCTGACACAGCACGCGGTGCCGACGACGTTCGGCCTCAAGGCGGCCGGCTGGCGGTCGCTGGTGCTCGACGCGCGGGACCGGCTGCGGATGGTGCGCGACGCGCTCCCCGTCCAGCTCGGCGGCGCCGCGGGCACGCTGGCCGCCTTCCCCGTCACCGCGGCCGGAGACACGGCCGGGCCAGGGCTCGTGGCCGCGTACGCGCGGGAAACGGGTCTGGCCGAACCCCTCCTGCCGTGGCACTCGCTGCGCACCCCGGTCGCCGATCTGGCCGGGGCACTCGCCTTCACCGCGGGCGCGCTGGGGAAGACGGCAGCCGATGTGCTCACCCTGTCCCGTACGGAGATCGCCGAACTCTCGGAGGGGTCGGGCGGCGGCTCCTCGGCCATGCCGCACAAGGCGAATCCGGTCCGCGCCACCCTGATCGCCGCCGCGGCGCGCCGTGCGCCCGGCGCGGCGGCCACGCTGTACGGCTCGCTCGCCGCCGGGGACGAACGGCCCGCAGGGGCCTGGCACGCCGAGTGGGAGCCTCTGCGCGACCTGCTGCGCCTGACCGGCGGGGCGGCCCGGGACGCGGCTGAACTCTCCGAGGGGCTCCGGGTGTTCCCGAACGCCATGCGGAGGAACCTGGCGCTGACCGGCGGGCTGATCGTCTCCGAACGGCTGGCCGCGGTCGCCGCCGCGCGGGTGGGCCGGGCCCGCGCGAAGGAGATCCTGGAGTCGGCCGCGGGCCGGGCCCGCGACGAGGGGAGACCTCTGGCGGAGGTCCTCGGGGGCGAACCCGCCTTCGAGGGCCTGGACCTCGTGGAACTGACCGATCCCGCCCGGTACACAGGCTGCGCCGGGGCACTCACCGACCGCGCTCTGGAGCGCCGATGA
- the pcaD gene encoding 3-oxoadipate enol-lactonase, protein MTTTPARLLHHRAEGPASAPPLLLGPSLGTSTALWDGVAPELSATHRVVRWDLPGHGDSPASLIGPGAGVADLGALVLALADSLSLERFSYAGVSLGGAVGLWLAVHRPERVDRLAVVCSSAHFGDPGPWRERAALVRAEGLGKVAESAAGRWFTPGFTEPRLLDDLLGTDPAAYAACCDALAECDLRPGLPGIQAPTLVVAGRDDPATPPAHAREIADGIPGAALTELPHASHLAPAERPEAVREALRAHFAPRERGSGTAVRREVLGDAHVDRAQAATSEFTAPFQDFISRYAWGEIWTDPTLSRRERSLITLTALVAHGHHGELAMHVRAAVGNGLSPREIGAALLQTGVYCGVPAANSAFAVAERVLTETERDGPG, encoded by the coding sequence ATGACCACGACACCCGCCCGCCTCCTCCACCACCGCGCCGAAGGCCCGGCGAGCGCTCCCCCGCTGCTGCTCGGTCCCTCGCTCGGCACCTCGACCGCGCTCTGGGACGGGGTCGCCCCCGAGCTCTCCGCCACCCACCGGGTCGTGCGGTGGGACCTGCCGGGGCACGGAGACTCCCCGGCCTCACTGATCGGCCCGGGAGCGGGCGTCGCCGATCTGGGCGCGCTGGTCCTGGCGCTCGCCGACTCGCTGTCCCTGGAGCGGTTCTCGTACGCCGGGGTGTCGCTGGGCGGCGCCGTGGGCCTCTGGCTCGCCGTCCACCGTCCGGAGCGCGTCGACCGCCTGGCCGTGGTGTGTTCGTCCGCCCACTTCGGCGACCCGGGGCCGTGGCGGGAGCGGGCCGCCCTGGTCCGCGCCGAGGGACTGGGCAAGGTCGCGGAGAGCGCGGCGGGCCGCTGGTTCACACCCGGGTTCACCGAGCCACGGCTGCTCGACGACCTGCTGGGCACGGACCCCGCGGCCTACGCCGCGTGCTGCGACGCGCTCGCCGAGTGCGACCTGCGGCCCGGCCTGCCCGGGATCCAGGCGCCGACACTGGTCGTGGCCGGCCGCGACGACCCGGCCACCCCGCCCGCGCACGCCCGGGAGATCGCCGACGGGATCCCGGGCGCCGCACTGACCGAACTGCCGCACGCCTCCCACCTGGCTCCCGCCGAACGCCCGGAGGCCGTACGGGAGGCGCTGCGCGCCCACTTCGCCCCCCGGGAGCGCGGGAGCGGGACGGCGGTGCGCCGCGAGGTCCTCGGGGACGCCCACGTGGACCGGGCGCAGGCGGCGACCTCGGAGTTCACCGCGCCCTTCCAGGACTTCATCTCCCGCTACGCCTGGGGCGAGATCTGGACCGACCCGACCCTGTCCCGCCGGGAACGCAGCCTCATCACGCTGACCGCCCTGGTCGCGCACGGCCATCACGGCGAGCTGGCGATGCACGTCCGAGCGGCGGTGGGCAACGGCCTCAGCCCGCGCGAGATCGGGGCGGCACTCCTGCAGACCGGGGTCTACTGCGGGGTCCCGGCGGCGAATTCGGCGTTCGCGGTGGCCGAGCGGGTGCTGACGGAGACGGAGCGGGACGGGCCGGGGTAG
- a CDS encoding phospholipid scramblase-related protein: MTTQSNIPAGWHPDPHGAPQLLRYWDGSRWTEHTHPAQGQAPAQAQPQAGGPYAGQPQQQPQVQHQQPQAAVPQQQFAPQQAAPAQAVPQQGAPGAGSLFSQQVLVVNQKAKLIELTNEYSVFDQQGNTVGSVVQVGQSTLRKVLRFVSSIDQYLTHRLEIRDAYGQPQLLLTRPAKFIKSRVVVQRPDGRPVGEIVQQNAIGKINFAMTADGQQIGAIKAENWRAWNFAIVDHNGAEIARITKTWEGLAKTMFTTADNYVLQIHYQLPEPLLSLVVATALTVDTALKQDARGLG; this comes from the coding sequence GTGACCACGCAATCGAACATTCCTGCGGGCTGGCATCCGGATCCTCACGGAGCGCCGCAGCTGCTGCGCTACTGGGACGGCTCCCGGTGGACGGAACACACGCACCCGGCCCAGGGGCAGGCGCCCGCTCAGGCCCAGCCTCAGGCCGGCGGGCCGTACGCCGGACAGCCCCAGCAGCAGCCGCAGGTTCAGCACCAGCAGCCGCAGGCCGCGGTGCCGCAGCAGCAGTTCGCCCCGCAGCAGGCGGCCCCCGCGCAGGCCGTTCCCCAGCAGGGGGCGCCCGGCGCCGGCTCGCTGTTCAGCCAGCAGGTCCTGGTCGTGAACCAGAAGGCCAAGCTGATCGAGCTCACGAACGAGTACAGCGTCTTCGACCAGCAGGGCAACACCGTCGGCTCCGTCGTCCAGGTCGGTCAGAGCACCCTGCGCAAGGTGCTCAGGTTCGTCTCCAGCATCGACCAGTACCTCACGCACCGTCTGGAGATCCGCGACGCCTACGGGCAGCCGCAGCTGCTCCTGACCCGCCCGGCGAAGTTCATCAAGTCACGGGTCGTGGTGCAGCGTCCGGACGGGCGGCCCGTCGGTGAGATCGTCCAGCAGAACGCCATCGGCAAGATCAACTTCGCCATGACGGCCGACGGACAGCAGATCGGAGCCATCAAGGCCGAGAACTGGCGCGCGTGGAACTTCGCCATCGTCGACCACAACGGTGCCGAGATCGCCAGGATCACCAAGACCTGGGAGGGCCTGGCGAAGACCATGTTCACCACGGCGGACAACTACGTGCTGCAGATCCACTACCAGCTCCCCGAACCGCTGCTGAGCCTCGTCGTGGCGACGGCACTGACCGTGGACACCGCGCTGAAGCAGGACGCCCGCGGCCTCGGCTGA
- a CDS encoding DUF3105 domain-containing protein: protein MASAKNQNSPAAARRAKLEEARRKERARERRSRVITITAAVVVLAGLVAGGGYLMSAADEKDKADEQARTSPVTGEKSWDDLTQDHVGTPVDYPMNPPVGGNHDPVWMNCDADVYTEAIPNENAVHSLEHGAVWVTYNDKAAAADVKALSERVEKTPYSLMSPVADQKDPLMLSAWGKQLTVKSATDARVAQFFTKYVQGAQTPEPGAACSGGVAK, encoded by the coding sequence ATGGCATCCGCCAAGAACCAGAACAGCCCTGCCGCCGCGCGGCGCGCCAAGCTCGAGGAGGCCCGCCGCAAGGAGCGGGCCCGCGAGCGCCGCAGCCGCGTCATCACCATCACCGCGGCCGTCGTCGTGCTCGCCGGCCTCGTCGCCGGGGGCGGCTACCTGATGTCGGCGGCCGACGAGAAGGACAAGGCCGACGAGCAGGCCAGGACCTCACCCGTGACGGGCGAGAAGTCCTGGGACGACCTGACGCAGGACCACGTCGGGACGCCCGTCGACTACCCGATGAACCCGCCCGTCGGCGGCAACCACGATCCCGTCTGGATGAACTGCGACGCCGACGTCTACACCGAGGCGATACCGAACGAGAACGCCGTCCACTCCCTGGAACACGGCGCCGTCTGGGTCACGTACAACGACAAGGCGGCGGCCGCCGACGTCAAGGCGCTCTCCGAGCGCGTCGAGAAGACGCCCTACTCCCTGATGAGCCCGGTGGCCGACCAGAAGGACCCGCTGATGCTCAGCGCCTGGGGCAAGCAGCTGACGGTGAAGAGCGCCACCGACGCCCGCGTCGCGCAGTTCTTCACCAAGTACGTCCAGGGCGCGCAGACCCCGGAGCCGGGCGCCGCGTGCTCGGGCGGGGTCGCCAAGTGA
- a CDS encoding DUF305 domain-containing protein — translation MSSAGRTSPSLVWAGAVVFAVAVGLVLLMVVRPSAASPSGSGGAAAVPAEGSADVGFARDMSVHHQQAVEMAFLVRDRTDDEAVRRLAYDIINTQANQRGMMLGWLESWDRPKSSDRPPMEWMGHPVTASDGSLMPGMATDTQLDRLRAARGKGAEVLFLRLMTVHHRAGADMAQAAAGAAGTDEIRSLAAGMARAQESEISLMADMLKDRGAQP, via the coding sequence GTGAGCTCGGCCGGGCGTACCTCCCCTTCTCTGGTGTGGGCGGGGGCCGTGGTGTTCGCCGTGGCCGTGGGGCTGGTGCTGCTGATGGTCGTACGCCCCTCGGCGGCCTCCCCGTCCGGCTCGGGAGGGGCGGCCGCCGTCCCCGCGGAGGGCTCGGCCGATGTGGGGTTCGCCCGGGACATGTCGGTCCACCACCAGCAGGCGGTGGAGATGGCGTTCCTCGTCCGGGACCGCACCGATGACGAGGCCGTGCGCCGGCTCGCGTACGACATCATCAACACCCAGGCCAACCAGCGCGGCATGATGCTGGGCTGGCTGGAGTCCTGGGACAGGCCGAAGAGTTCGGACCGGCCGCCCATGGAGTGGATGGGGCATCCGGTCACCGCGTCCGACGGCTCACTCATGCCGGGCATGGCGACGGACACCCAGCTGGACCGGCTGCGCGCGGCCCGCGGGAAGGGGGCCGAGGTGCTGTTCCTCCGGCTGATGACCGTCCACCACCGCGCCGGGGCCGACATGGCACAGGCGGCCGCCGGCGCGGCGGGCACGGACGAGATCAGGAGTCTGGCGGCGGGGATGGCACGGGCCCAGGAGTCGGAGATCTCCCTCATGGCGGACATGCTGAAGGACCGGGGCGCACAGCCCTAG
- a CDS encoding phytase — MHRSPRLAATAVLGTALIALVPLSSAHARSLPSVGATAETAALYDDEAGGNANADDPAIWRDDADPGRSLVVATAKEGGLRVYGLDASLVQTIPAPAPATEDDAPGRFNNVDLVSGLRTAAGRADFAVVSDRGNDRLRVYRVDPSQPGGPLKDVTDPAAAPVFSSGQDEIDEQRTAYGLATWQDRSTGRAYALVSRRNTTDLALLELRPTATGTVGYRLVRTLSLPSSFRLPDGTAWTPCGEPGELPQVEGMVVDPANGMLYAGQEDVGIWRLPAGLDGRPVLMDKVREYGVPGRYDPETEECAPGADPGFGGKRLAADVEGLTLIRESGGDGYLMASGQGDDSFALYDREVSEDNEYEGGFRVTAVSADLDGSEECDGAAVLDEPLGARYPHGLLVVQDGHETSASGAEEGREATGFKFVDLRAVKDAADL; from the coding sequence ATGCACCGCTCCCCCCGACTGGCGGCGACCGCCGTCCTCGGCACGGCGCTCATCGCTCTCGTCCCGCTCTCCTCCGCCCACGCGAGGTCGCTGCCGTCCGTCGGCGCGACGGCGGAGACCGCCGCGCTGTACGACGACGAGGCGGGCGGCAACGCCAACGCGGACGACCCGGCGATCTGGCGCGACGACGCGGACCCCGGACGCAGCCTGGTCGTCGCCACCGCCAAGGAGGGCGGGCTCCGGGTGTACGGACTCGACGCCTCCCTCGTACAGACGATCCCGGCACCGGCGCCCGCGACGGAGGACGACGCCCCGGGCAGGTTCAACAACGTCGACCTCGTCTCCGGTCTCCGCACCGCGGCCGGCCGCGCCGACTTCGCCGTGGTGAGCGACCGGGGCAACGACCGCCTCCGCGTCTACCGCGTCGACCCCTCGCAGCCCGGTGGCCCCCTGAAGGACGTCACGGATCCCGCCGCCGCCCCGGTGTTCTCGTCGGGCCAGGACGAGATCGACGAGCAGCGGACGGCGTACGGCCTCGCCACCTGGCAGGACCGCTCCACCGGGCGTGCGTACGCACTCGTCAGCAGGCGGAACACCACGGACCTCGCCCTGCTGGAGCTGCGGCCGACGGCGACGGGCACGGTCGGCTACCGCCTGGTGCGCACCCTGTCGCTCCCCTCCTCCTTCCGTCTCCCGGACGGCACCGCGTGGACGCCGTGCGGCGAGCCGGGTGAGCTGCCCCAGGTCGAAGGCATGGTCGTGGACCCGGCGAACGGGATGCTCTACGCCGGCCAGGAGGACGTCGGCATCTGGCGCCTGCCGGCCGGCCTGGACGGGCGTCCGGTCCTGATGGACAAGGTGCGGGAGTACGGCGTCCCCGGGAGGTACGACCCGGAGACCGAGGAGTGCGCGCCCGGCGCCGACCCGGGCTTCGGCGGCAAGCGGCTCGCGGCCGACGTGGAGGGCCTCACCCTCATCCGTGAGTCCGGCGGCGACGGCTACCTCATGGCGTCGGGCCAGGGTGACGACTCCTTCGCGCTGTACGACCGCGAGGTCTCCGAGGACAACGAGTACGAGGGCGGCTTCCGCGTGACCGCGGTCTCGGCCGACCTCGACGGCAGCGAGGAGTGCGACGGCGCCGCCGTGCTCGACGAGCCCCTGGGTGCCCGGTACCCGCACGGACTGCTGGTGGTCCAGGACGGGCACGAGACCTCCGCGTCGGGCGCCGAGGAGGGCCGGGAGGCGACCGGCTTCAAGTTCGTCGACCTCCGTGCGGTGAAGGACGCGGCGGACCTGTAG
- a CDS encoding ROK family protein, whose product MKSYLTPLGSKADKDTVRRHNLSLVLRAVRDEGEAGEATRAGVSARVGLTRAAVSSLVEQLLDSGFVTESGKTFSGQAGRPGTALKVARTGPAGLGVEVNIDYVSVCVVDLAGTGRVRQTEHLDNRGAPPAEVLARAAGIAARTLDSAREQDLCPVGTALALPGLVSGGSVRQAPNLGWNQVAAEELFAEALAGLRPGTAPLPVRSENEANLAALAELWFGGLDAVRSFLYLTGEIGVGGALVLDGELLRGAHGFAGEIGHVVVDPTGPECRCGSRGCLEQYAGQSALLRAAGIDEGAGGAAGVMELERRAQSGDPATLAAVADAGRMLGQVLSGAVNLFDPDAVVLGGIYRGLMPWLSPPADEELTGRVVSGLWSPGGGRLRASSVAGDAARGAAALVVQDVLADPVAYSRSAPADV is encoded by the coding sequence ATGAAGAGCTACCTCACGCCCCTGGGGTCCAAGGCCGACAAGGACACCGTGCGGCGCCACAACCTGAGCCTCGTGCTGCGCGCCGTACGGGACGAGGGCGAGGCAGGTGAGGCGACCCGGGCCGGGGTGTCGGCCCGGGTCGGACTCACCCGGGCCGCGGTGTCCTCCCTGGTCGAGCAGTTGCTGGACAGCGGCTTCGTCACTGAGTCGGGCAAGACCTTCAGCGGCCAGGCCGGGCGTCCCGGTACGGCCCTGAAGGTGGCTCGCACCGGGCCCGCCGGGCTCGGCGTGGAGGTCAACATCGACTACGTGTCCGTGTGCGTCGTCGACCTGGCGGGCACCGGCCGGGTACGGCAGACCGAGCACCTGGACAACCGGGGCGCCCCGCCCGCGGAGGTGCTGGCCCGGGCGGCCGGTATCGCCGCGCGCACCCTCGACTCGGCCCGGGAGCAGGATCTGTGTCCGGTCGGCACGGCGCTCGCCCTGCCGGGACTCGTCTCGGGCGGCTCGGTGCGCCAGGCGCCGAACCTGGGCTGGAACCAGGTCGCCGCCGAGGAACTCTTCGCGGAGGCACTGGCGGGGCTTCGCCCCGGCACGGCTCCGCTGCCCGTGCGCTCGGAGAACGAGGCGAATCTCGCGGCCCTGGCCGAGCTGTGGTTCGGCGGGCTCGACGCGGTACGCAGCTTCCTCTACCTGACGGGCGAGATCGGTGTCGGCGGCGCCCTGGTGCTCGACGGCGAACTGCTGCGCGGCGCGCACGGGTTCGCCGGGGAGATCGGGCACGTGGTGGTGGACCCGACGGGCCCGGAGTGCCGGTGCGGTTCACGCGGCTGCCTCGAGCAGTACGCAGGTCAGTCGGCCCTGCTTCGTGCGGCCGGCATCGACGAGGGCGCGGGCGGCGCCGCCGGCGTGATGGAACTGGAGCGGCGGGCGCAGTCGGGCGACCCGGCGACCCTGGCCGCCGTGGCCGACGCGGGCCGGATGCTGGGGCAGGTGCTGTCGGGGGCGGTCAACCTGTTCGACCCGGACGCGGTCGTCCTCGGCGGGATCTACCGCGGCCTGATGCCATGGCTCTCGCCGCCCGCCGACGAGGAACTGACGGGCCGTGTGGTGTCCGGTCTCTGGTCCCCGGGCGGCGGCAGGCTGCGCGCGTCGTCCGTCGCGGGTGACGCGGCCCGGGGCGCGGCGGCCCTGGTGGTGCAGGACGTGCTGGCCGACCCGGTCGCGTACTCCCGGTCCGCGCCGGCGGACGTCTGA